The uncultured Trichococcus sp. DNA segment TTTGTTTGATAGGCTCTGTTTCATCAAGGTTGAAGGCAGCAATCAACGCTTCGTATTCTTCTTTATTCAATAGGTTTTTGAATTCTTTTTCAATATTTTGGCTCATCGTCATTACTTCCTTTCGGTTATGAGGTTCGTTTTGGCGGGGCAGCTGATCAAAATTCGAACCCTCGTTACAGTCCGTTCATCAGCCTATATACTGGCAGGAGATACGAAATCTTATTCTTATTGTATCATAAGTTTTGCGGAGTTGATGATTTAGAGCTGTTGGTGAAGATAGAGTAATGCGTAAATATGAAGGGAAAATGAATTCGGTCCTTTTCGACAAGAATTGTATAGAATCATAAATAATTGTGATAAAATAAAGTAGCATATACTATATGATAGGGTGTCGTTCTATGGAAAATAAAGAAGTTGAAAACTGGGATTCATTTTTAGCGCCGTACGAACAAGCGGTGGAGGAATTAAAAGTTAAGCTGAAGGGCATCCGTAAGCAATATCGAGATGAGAATGCGCACGCGCCCATCGAGTTCATCACTGGTCGTGTCAAAACAAAGGAAAGCATATTGGAAAAGGCGGAAGTCCGGGACATTGACCTGACCAGACTGGAACAGGACGTACAGGATATTGCCGGCCTGCGGATCATGTGCCAATTTGTAGAGGACATACACGAAGTTGTGCGCCTTTTGCGCGCAAGAAAAGATTTTAAGATCATCATAGAACGGGATTATGTTACACACAAAAAGGAAAGCGGCTATCGTTCGTACCATATGGTGATCGAATATCCGGTCCAGCGTATTTACGAAGAAAAGAAAATACTGGTCGAAATTCAGATCAGGACACTCGCCATGAATTTTTGGGCAACAATCGAACATTCGTTGAACTACAAATATCGGGGCGAATATCCGGAAGAATTGCATGACCGGCTGATACGTGCTGCAGAAGCCGCCTTCCGTCTGGACGAAGAAATGTCGGAAATACGTGAAGAAATAAAAGATGCCCAACGCTATTTTTCCGACAAAAAAGAAGATGGACGATAAAGTTATTCGAGAGGAGACCGGATATGAAAATTGCACTGGTCCATAACCAGACGCCAGAGACTTTAGCCGTCGCGGCGAAATTCAAAGAGATGTGCCTCTCTGAAAAGATTGAAATTATCACGGACTATCCGGATCTTGTTGTATCGATCGGGGGCGACGGGACGTTGCTTTCAGCTTTCCATAAGTATGAAGACCAACTGAGCCAAGTGCGTTTTGTGGGGATCCATACCGGACACCTGGGCTTTTATACAGATTGGCGTACGTACGAATTGCCTGAGCTTGTGGAAAGCCTGAAGCATGACAAAGGGGAAAGTGTCAGCTATCCCTTGCTCGATGTCCGCGTCAAGTATGCGGATGAAGAGGAAGAAACCCGCTACATCGCTTTGAATGAAGCGAGTTTGAAAAAAATGGACGGCACGATGGTTTGCGATATCTTTGTGAAGGATGAACTGTTCGAGACATTCCGTGGCGATGGTCTTTGCGTTTCCACGCCTACAGGATCGACCGGGTTCAGCAAATCGCTTGGCGGGGCCGTTATCCATCCCCGAACGGAAGCTATCCAACTGACCGAGATGGCCTCAGTGAATAACCGCATCTATCGGACGCTGAGCTCGCCCATGATCATCGCGAAAGACGAATGGATCGTCATTTATCCGCACAAGGAAGATCGCTTGATTTTGTCCGTAGATCATTTGACATTCAAGAAAAGAAGCATTGAACGACTGGTTTACCGGATTGCCCAGGAGCGCGTGCATTTTGCGCGTTACCGTCACACGCATTTCTGGGATCGGGTCGAAGATGCCTTCATCGGCGTAAAGAAAAACGACAGGAACGAACGGACAAAGGAGCGGTGAACATGTCAACCAAAAAGTGGCTGCTGAAGACACGTTTGAAGGAACAGCAAATCGCAACGTTGAAGGAACTCTATCCAGATTACGAGATGGTTACCGATGACGCGGAAACAGAAGCGTTCAGGGAAGTCGAGTGGACTGTCGGCTGGAACGATAGATTGACCAGCCTGCTGGAGGCGGAGCAACTGCCTTCACTAAGGTGGGTCCAAGCGATTTCAGCGGGCGTGAACAGCCTGCCGTTGGCAACCTTCGAAAGACAGGGAATCTATTTGACGAACGCGAGCGGCATCCATAGCGAGCCGATTGCTGAATACGTCATCGGCGTTCTGCTTTCGCATATGCGCGGATTGCGGACTGCGATCCTGAATCAGCCGCAACGGAAGTGGGAGCAGACTACGGAGCTCCAGGAACTGAAAGGCAAAACGATGATGATTGTAGGGGCCGGCCATATCGGCAACCGCCTCGGAGAATTGGCTAAAGCGTTCGGCATGAAAGTCATCGCTGTCAATCGCAGCGGCAAGGAGATACCCGGCCTGGATGTGACGGTAAAAATGGACAATATCGGCACTGTCATCGACTTTGCGGATGTTGTTGTGGACATCCTCCCTCAAACGGATGAAACCTACCGTGTTTTTGATGATGCCCTTTTCTCGCGCATGAAAAAAGGCGTTCTCTTTGTGAATGTAGGCCGTGGCGTCACGGTGGACACCGATAGCCTCATTAAGGCATTGGACAACGGGACAGTGGCTTACGCGGCTTTGGATGTGTTCGATGAGGAACCGTTGCCTGCCGCCAGCCCTTTGTGGAATCATAAAAAGGTACTGATTACGCCGCATTTTTCCGGTGTGGTTGAGCATTTCCGGGACAATCTGTTTGAAGTTGTCTTGGAAAATGCCGATAGTTACAAAAAAGACGGCAAACCAAGCCGCAACCTGATCGATTTTGAGAAAAAGTATTAACAGATAAAGGAGGGCTGCGCCGGCGAGTCAGATGGTGCAGCCCTTTTTGCGGACAAATATTTTTGCATGATGACGGAGCATGAGTTGTGGATTGCCCTCGTTTTGGTTAGAATAGGAATGTATGTTGCCGAGCGGGATCCAGAAAGTCTCAGGGCCGTCGGATTTGTTGGGTAACCTGTTCCAAGTCTGAAATTGCTTGGAACAAGCCAAGGCGGCGGGCGGGTCCGCACATAGAGATTCGGTATAGAGTAGGGGTAGTGTAAAGTGATTTTTAGCTGGATATATGAAAAAGAAGAGACGATACAGATGAAGACTTTTTTACGTTCCAAGGGCATATCAAAAAGTCTGTTGGCCACCATCAAATTCGGCGGCGGCAGTATCTGGCTGAACGGCAAAGAAAGAACGGTATTGGCGATCCTGGAAAAAGACGATAAAGTGATGATCCGCATTCCGGATGAAGGGGAACATGAAACGACTGTCGGGGTGGACATGCCTTTGGACATTTTATTTGAGGACGAACACTTTTTGGTTGTGAACAAACCGTTTGGCGCTGCTTCCATCCCATCAAAGGTGCACCCGCGTCTTTCGATGGCGAATCGCGTGAAAGGCTACTATCAGCGTCAAGGCTACGTGGATCAAGTCATCCATATTGTCACACGCTTGGATCGTGATACGACCGGCGTTATGCTTTTTGCAAGGCATGGATATGCGCATGCTCTGATGGATACGCTGTTGCGCAACAAAGAAGTGGACAAAACATACCGTGCGATCTTATCCGAACCGGTGCTGACGCAGCCGCACGGATTCATCGATGCTCCCATCGGCAGGACAGAGGATTCAATCATGACGCGGATGGTCCGGGAAGACGGGAAACAAGCGCTGACGGAATATTGGTTGGACAAGTCCTATCCGGATGGGCAGACTGTGAAAATCAAGTTGCATACGGGAAGAACCCATCAAATTAGGGTGCATTTCACTTCGATCGGTGCGCCTTTGCTTGGGGATGACCTTTATGGCGGCAAAGCCGACCCGGATATGCTGCGTCAAGCCCTCCATTGCGAATCATTGGCATTTGTGCATCCGATCAGTGGGGATTTCTTAAAGATCGAAGCGCCATTGCCGGATGATTTCATCAAATGGGAAAGCAGACAGATGGACAAGGAGGATGATATCCGTGTTGGAACCACAATATGAATTTGAACTGGACGAAGCGTTGGCGAAAATCCGCGAATCACTCCAGGACGAGGATATAGAAAGATTCCGTTCCGAATTTTTGGACTATCACCTCTACGACCAGGCCCAGATCTACTTGGCTTTGGCGCCTGAAGAACGCATAACGATGTACAATTATCTCTCTGCGAATGAAATGGCGGACATGTTCGAAATCATCGAAGAAGATGTCGAGTCGATCGAAGCCTATCTTTTGGAAATGAACAATCAATACGCGGCCGATATGTTGGCCAACATGTATGCCGATAATGCCGTGGATATGCTGAAACAACTGAAGGATGAGCGGATTTGGCTGTACCTGCGCTTGATGCCTATGGAGGCAGCGAAAGAGATCCGGGCCCTGTTGAATTATGAAGATGAGACTGCCGGGGCCATCATGACGCCGGAGTTCGTCTCGATCGTCGCCAACCAGACTGTGCGGTCCGCCATGGCCATCCTTAAGAGTAAGGCGCCTGACGCGGAAACCATCTACTATATCTACGTCGTCAATGTGGATAATGTGCTGGTCGGGGTCATTTCCTTGAGGGACCTGATCGTAAACGATGAAGATATGATGATCAGCGATATCATGAGTGAGCGGATCGTATCCGTGAAAGTCAACGAAGGGCAAGAGGATGTTGCCCATAAAATCAGAGACTATGACTTCTTGGCTGTGCCGGTAGTCGATGAGAATAATGTGTTGCTGGGGATCATCACCGTCGATGACATCATCGACGTCATCGATGAGGAAGCCGTCAGCGACTTCTCCGGTTTGGCCGGGGTTGACGTTGAGGAGCAATCGGAAAACCCGTTTGTGGCAGCATCCAAACGGTTGCCGTGGTTGATTACGCTATTATTCTTGGGTATGGGAACGTCCACCCTGATCAGTCAGTATGAAGGGTTGATTGCGGATGCATCGATCCTCTCTGTATTCGTCACCTTGATAACCGGAACATCCGGTAATGCGGGGACGCAATCACTTGCCGTCGCAGTCCGGAAAATCGGCATGCAGGATGACGAAGAGAAAAATTTGTTCCGTACCATTTTATCCGAGTTGGCGACCGGATTGATCTCCGGTTTGGTGACTGGTATCACGATTGCGCTTGTCATCGGCTTTTGGAAACAGAACCTCATCTTAGGCGGGATCATCGGCATTTCTATGTTGGTTGCCATCACTGTGGCGAATTTGGCGGGTAGCTTGATTCCGGTCTTGATGGATCGGCTTGGCTTTGATCCTGCCGTCGCAAGCGGGCCGTTCATCTCGACATTCAGCGATTTGACTTCCGTTTTGATCTATTTCAACATCGCAAAACATTTTATCAGCACCCTCATGTAGGTGCAAACAAACAGGCAATGGACAAGCAGCCGCTTTGGCTGGGTCCGTTGCCTGTTTGTTTGCTAAGTGCTCGATTTCTGCATGGGATTTGTCACGCTCTATCAAACGCGTTCTGATTCGCAGGGGATTCCGCCTAAGCTGCTATTACGTCACGGACAAAAAGCGTCCGCTTAGTGTTAGTCCTCTTAGTGCTCGATTTCTACCCGGGATTTGTCATGGCTCTTGCGATTTTAATCGCTTAGAGACATGATACACTTGACCGGTACGGTCACAGTGCATCCTTCTACTCTATCATTTTGTCCATGTCGTGGTGCAGGATGCCGGCTTCTTCGTATTCTTCGCCGCAGATGGTGTAGCCGGCTTTTTCGTAAAAACCGATGGCATGGTTTTGGGCTCCGAGGAACAGGCGCTTGCCGCCGAGTTCGCGGACGTGCCTTTCGATTTCCTGCATGAGGATGCTACCGTATTTCTTTTCTCTTACGGCTTTGCGGGTGGCGACACGCTGCACCTTGTATTTGCCGTTTTCCATCGGGTAAATGCGGGCTGTGGCAACAGGAGTGGATTCTTCATAACCGACGAGATGCAGGGTTTTGTCTTCCAAATCGTCGATTTCTATGGAGACCGGCACCTGCTGTTCCTCCACGAATACTTCTTTACGGATGTCCAAGGCATCCCTGTAGGTTTTGGATTTTAAGTCTTGTGTCCATTCAAAATGCAACAACGCGTATTCCTCGCTTTCGAAATTGGTTGGGTTCGCTGGAACCTCTTTTCTTATTTTACCTGAATCGGCATTTTTTGTCTGAATTAATTGCTTTTGTCTTTTTTAACCGGGTTCTTTTGCTATACTTATATAATCAGCAAGAGGAGGAAAATTATGCCAGATATAATTGAAACAATCCAACAATTGACAAACATCCCGTCGCCGACAGGCTATACTGCGGAAATCATCGGGTTTTTGGATGAAAACCTGAAAAAGAAGGGGTATCAACCTAAACGGAATCACAAAGGGAGCCTGATGGTGACGGTGAAAGGAACCGAAGACCAAAGCAGGCGCTTTGTGACGGCGCATATCGATACGCTGGGGGCAATGGTGCGCGCAATCAAACCGGATGGACGCTTGAAAATCGATCTGATCGGCGGGTTCACTTATCATTCGATCGATGGCGAATACTGCACGGTCCACAGCGCAGCCACCGGAAAAGACTGGACGGGTACGATATTGTTGCACCAAACGAGCGTCCACGTCTACAAAGACGCGCGTACAGCCGAACGCAGCCAGGACAATATGGAGATCCGCCTGGATGCGGAAGTGCACGATGCCAAAGATGTCTCTTCGCTTGGCATCGGCGTAGGGGACTTCATCAGCTTCGCCCCTCGGACGGAGGCGACTCAGACCGGCTACATCAAATCGAGACATCTGGACGATAAAGCCAGCGCGGCTATCCTGCTGCAGTTCCTGCACCGTATCGTGGACGAAAACCTGACGCTTCCCTATACGACTTGTTTCTTCTTTTCCAACAATGAGGAAATCGGCTACGGCGGCAACTCGAATATGCCGCCGCACACGGTGGAATATTTGGCTGTCGATATGGGTGCGATGGGCGACGATCAGCAAACTGACGAGTATACCGTGTCCATCTGCGTGAAGGACGGATCGGGCCCTTACCACTTCGGACTTCGGCAACAATTGGTCGGATTATGCGAATCGAAGAAGATTCCTTACAAGTTGGATATCTACCCGTTTTACGGCAGTGATGCTTCTGCAGCCATGAAAGCGGGTTGGGATGTCCGCCACGCTTTGATCGGACCGGGAATCGATGCAAGCCACGCCTATGAGCGGACCCATCGGAAGTCCTTGGATGCCTGCGCCAAACTGTTGGAAGCGTATCTGTCAGCTCCAATGATCGGCAACTAGACTGGAAAACAAGGGGATATTAAATGGAAAAGTTAAGGAAAACGAATCTGCTCTATTGGAGTGTTTGGCTTTTGGTGATGGCGTGCCTGATTTGGGTGTCCACCAAAATCGATTTTATTTTCTATCCGATCGGCACCTTCATCTCGACTGTCTTCACGCCAGTGCTTGTGGCGGGATTTCTGTATTATATATTCACGCCGTTCATCGAAATGCTCGAGCACAGGCTGAACATCAAACGACCGATAGGCATCCTCATAGTGATGGTACTTCTGATCGGCATCGTCATCTTCTCATTTCTGGGGCTCATTCCGAAGCTCGTAAACCAAATCGGAGAGCTGTTGGCGAATTTACCTAACGTCATCCGTTCCTTGAACCTAATCTATCAGCAATTGATTGAACAGGAATGGGTGGAGCGTCTGGATATTCCGACCCAATTGTCTCAGTTGAGCGGAAATGTCCAAAGCAGCATCAGTGCCTTCCTGAATGGTCTGACGGGCAGCATCGGCTCGGTGCTGTCGGCCGTAGCGAACGTAGTCTTGCTTGTCATCATCATTCCGTTGATTTTTTTCTACATGCTGAAGGACGGACACAAGTTTCCTGAAGCGGTAGCCCAATTGCTGCCGCATGAATACTCTTCGGACGTGCTTGCGTTGCTGAAGGAGATCAACAAAACGATCGCCAAATACATCAGTGGGCAGGCGCTTGTCTGTTTGTTCGTAGGGACCTTCACCTTTATCGGGTATCTGCTGATCGGACTGCCTTATGCCTTCCTGCTTGGGGTCACAGCGGCCATAACGAACATCATTCCTTATCTTGGACCATACATCGGCTTAATTCCGGCCGTGGTAATCGGGCTGACTGCCTCTCCGTCAAAGGCGCTGCTGGTCTGTGTCGTCGTGTTGGTGGTACAGCAAGTGGAATCGAACATCATTTCACCAAACGTCTTGGGCAAAACGTTGGATATGCATCCGCTGACGATTCTGTTTCTGCTGTTGGCTGTAGGCAAAATTTCCGGTGTTCTGGGAATGATATTGGCGATTCCGACGTATGCAGTCGTGAAAACCATCGTTCAATATGTCCACCGTTACGTTAAAAACAGAAAGAAAAAAGTGTTATATAAAGAATAATGAAAATTAATATGGATTCCAAGGGTTATTGATTGCTTTTTACCTTTGGAATCCATTATTATATAAAAAGTATCAAGAGCATAACGAATCAATTTGTGCAATTTTTATTATGAATTATGAGAATGATCGCGATTGGTTTGTGCAAAATATATTAATGCGGAAAATTTAGGAGGAAGTACAATGAAAGTGATCGTAGTGGGATGTACACATGCCGGAACGTCAGCAGTGAAGACAATTTTGAAGGAGAATCCAGGTACTGAAGTAACGGTATACGAAAGAAACGACAACGTTTCATTCTTGTCATGCGGGATTGCGCTTTACGTCGGCGGAGTCGTGAAAGATCCACAAGGATTATTCTATTCTAACCCTGAGGAACTTGCTTCATTAGGCGCAAACGTAAATATGCAACATGATGTAACAAACATTGATACAGCCTTAAAAACTGTTTCTGTGAAAAACTTAGTTACTGGGGAAGAATTCCAAGACACTTACGATAAGTTGGTTTTGACGGTCGGTTCGTGGCCAATCATCCCTCCAATCGATGGCATCCAGAGCAAAAATGTTTTGCTTTGCAAAAACTATAACCAAGCAAAAGAAATCATCGCACGTAAAGACGACAAAAAGAAAATCGTCGTTGTCGGTGGCGGCTATATCGGAATCGAGTTGGTTGAAGCGTTTGCCAACGACGGAAAAGATGTAACCCTAGTCGATGGTTTGGACCGCATTTTGAATAAATATTTGGATTCCGAATTCACGGACATCCTTGAAGATGACTTGCGCGCACATGGCGTCAAAGTACAATTGAACGAAATGGTCAAAGGCTTCAAAGAAAATGAAGCTGGCGACATCACGACCGTAGTTACGACTGGCGGAGAATATGACGCTGAATTGGTCATCTTATGCGTCGGTTTCAGACCGAACACTGACCTTGTAAAAGGGCAAGTGGACATGATGAAAAACGGTGCAATCATCGTGAATGATTACATGCAAACAAGCTTGCCCGACGTTTATGCAGCAGGAGACAGCTGTGCCGTAAACTACAATCCGAACGGCGGACACGCTTATATCCCATTGGCAACAAATGCTGTACGTATGGGGATGCTGGTCGGAAAAAACATCAACGGACCTAAAATGAAATACCGTGGGACCCAATCCACTTCTGGCCTGTACCTGAACGGATTCAATATCGGTTCTACAGGTGTGAACGATGCAAGTGCTGGGGTATTCGGCCTCGAAACACGTTCCGTAGTTCTGGAAGACTTCTACCGCCCGGAATTCATGCCATCAAATGAAAAATTGTTGATGAAACTTGTCTACGAAGTAGGTACAACCCGCATCGTCGGCGGACAGCTGATGTCCAAATATGACATCACACAATCAGCCAATACTTTATCATTGGCTATCCAAAACAAAATGACGATCGAAGATTTGGCGCTTGTCGACTTCTTCTTCCAACCTCATTTTGACCGTCCTTGGAACTACTTGAACTTGTTGGCTCAAAAGGCACTGGAACAAGAAGCGGAATTAGCTGCTAAATAATTCAATCCCATAATTTCGAACCCCTCCAGT contains these protein-coding regions:
- a CDS encoding FAD-dependent oxidoreductase, with the protein product MKVIVVGCTHAGTSAVKTILKENPGTEVTVYERNDNVSFLSCGIALYVGGVVKDPQGLFYSNPEELASLGANVNMQHDVTNIDTALKTVSVKNLVTGEEFQDTYDKLVLTVGSWPIIPPIDGIQSKNVLLCKNYNQAKEIIARKDDKKKIVVVGGGYIGIELVEAFANDGKDVTLVDGLDRILNKYLDSEFTDILEDDLRAHGVKVQLNEMVKGFKENEAGDITTVVTTGGEYDAELVILCVGFRPNTDLVKGQVDMMKNGAIIVNDYMQTSLPDVYAAGDSCAVNYNPNGGHAYIPLATNAVRMGMLVGKNINGPKMKYRGTQSTSGLYLNGFNIGSTGVNDASAGVFGLETRSVVLEDFYRPEFMPSNEKLLMKLVYEVGTTRIVGGQLMSKYDITQSANTLSLAIQNKMTIEDLALVDFFFQPHFDRPWNYLNLLAQKALEQEAELAAK
- a CDS encoding AI-2E family transporter translates to MEKLRKTNLLYWSVWLLVMACLIWVSTKIDFIFYPIGTFISTVFTPVLVAGFLYYIFTPFIEMLEHRLNIKRPIGILIVMVLLIGIVIFSFLGLIPKLVNQIGELLANLPNVIRSLNLIYQQLIEQEWVERLDIPTQLSQLSGNVQSSISAFLNGLTGSIGSVLSAVANVVLLVIIIPLIFFYMLKDGHKFPEAVAQLLPHEYSSDVLALLKEINKTIAKYISGQALVCLFVGTFTFIGYLLIGLPYAFLLGVTAAITNIIPYLGPYIGLIPAVVIGLTASPSKALLVCVVVLVVQQVESNIISPNVLGKTLDMHPLTILFLLLAVGKISGVLGMILAIPTYAVVKTIVQYVHRYVKNRKKKVLYKE
- a CDS encoding NAD kinase; translated protein: MKIALVHNQTPETLAVAAKFKEMCLSEKIEIITDYPDLVVSIGGDGTLLSAFHKYEDQLSQVRFVGIHTGHLGFYTDWRTYELPELVESLKHDKGESVSYPLLDVRVKYADEEEETRYIALNEASLKKMDGTMVCDIFVKDELFETFRGDGLCVSTPTGSTGFSKSLGGAVIHPRTEAIQLTEMASVNNRIYRTLSSPMIIAKDEWIVIYPHKEDRLILSVDHLTFKKRSIERLVYRIAQERVHFARYRHTHFWDRVEDAFIGVKKNDRNERTKER
- a CDS encoding NAD(P)-dependent oxidoreductase, whose product is MSTKKWLLKTRLKEQQIATLKELYPDYEMVTDDAETEAFREVEWTVGWNDRLTSLLEAEQLPSLRWVQAISAGVNSLPLATFERQGIYLTNASGIHSEPIAEYVIGVLLSHMRGLRTAILNQPQRKWEQTTELQELKGKTMMIVGAGHIGNRLGELAKAFGMKVIAVNRSGKEIPGLDVTVKMDNIGTVIDFADVVVDILPQTDETYRVFDDALFSRMKKGVLFVNVGRGVTVDTDSLIKALDNGTVAYAALDVFDEEPLPAASPLWNHKKVLITPHFSGVVEHFRDNLFEVVLENADSYKKDGKPSRNLIDFEKKY
- the mgtE gene encoding magnesium transporter — protein: MISVLEPQYEFELDEALAKIRESLQDEDIERFRSEFLDYHLYDQAQIYLALAPEERITMYNYLSANEMADMFEIIEEDVESIEAYLLEMNNQYAADMLANMYADNAVDMLKQLKDERIWLYLRLMPMEAAKEIRALLNYEDETAGAIMTPEFVSIVANQTVRSAMAILKSKAPDAETIYYIYVVNVDNVLVGVISLRDLIVNDEDMMISDIMSERIVSVKVNEGQEDVAHKIRDYDFLAVPVVDENNVLLGIITVDDIIDVIDEEAVSDFSGLAGVDVEEQSENPFVAASKRLPWLITLLFLGMGTSTLISQYEGLIADASILSVFVTLITGTSGNAGTQSLAVAVRKIGMQDDEEKNLFRTILSELATGLISGLVTGITIALVIGFWKQNLILGGIIGISMLVAITVANLAGSLIPVLMDRLGFDPAVASGPFISTFSDLTSVLIYFNIAKHFISTLM
- a CDS encoding GNAT family N-acetyltransferase, whose translation is MHFEWTQDLKSKTYRDALDIRKEVFVEEQQVPVSIEIDDLEDKTLHLVGYEESTPVATARIYPMENGKYKVQRVATRKAVREKKYGSILMQEIERHVRELGGKRLFLGAQNHAIGFYEKAGYTICGEEYEEAGILHHDMDKMIE
- a CDS encoding RluA family pseudouridine synthase: MIFSWIYEKEETIQMKTFLRSKGISKSLLATIKFGGGSIWLNGKERTVLAILEKDDKVMIRIPDEGEHETTVGVDMPLDILFEDEHFLVVNKPFGAASIPSKVHPRLSMANRVKGYYQRQGYVDQVIHIVTRLDRDTTGVMLFARHGYAHALMDTLLRNKEVDKTYRAILSEPVLTQPHGFIDAPIGRTEDSIMTRMVREDGKQALTEYWLDKSYPDGQTVKIKLHTGRTHQIRVHFTSIGAPLLGDDLYGGKADPDMLRQALHCESLAFVHPISGDFLKIEAPLPDDFIKWESRQMDKEDDIRVGTTI
- a CDS encoding M42 family metallopeptidase, which translates into the protein MPDIIETIQQLTNIPSPTGYTAEIIGFLDENLKKKGYQPKRNHKGSLMVTVKGTEDQSRRFVTAHIDTLGAMVRAIKPDGRLKIDLIGGFTYHSIDGEYCTVHSAATGKDWTGTILLHQTSVHVYKDARTAERSQDNMEIRLDAEVHDAKDVSSLGIGVGDFISFAPRTEATQTGYIKSRHLDDKASAAILLQFLHRIVDENLTLPYTTCFFFSNNEEIGYGGNSNMPPHTVEYLAVDMGAMGDDQQTDEYTVSICVKDGSGPYHFGLRQQLVGLCESKKIPYKLDIYPFYGSDASAAMKAGWDVRHALIGPGIDASHAYERTHRKSLDACAKLLEAYLSAPMIGN
- a CDS encoding GTP pyrophosphokinase family protein, producing MENKEVENWDSFLAPYEQAVEELKVKLKGIRKQYRDENAHAPIEFITGRVKTKESILEKAEVRDIDLTRLEQDVQDIAGLRIMCQFVEDIHEVVRLLRARKDFKIIIERDYVTHKKESGYRSYHMVIEYPVQRIYEEKKILVEIQIRTLAMNFWATIEHSLNYKYRGEYPEELHDRLIRAAEAAFRLDEEMSEIREEIKDAQRYFSDKKEDGR